A portion of the Bacillus thuringiensis genome contains these proteins:
- a CDS encoding EamA family transporter: protein MDKFKYSLLVLFGACSYGILSTIFKLGFLSGFSAHQLLGGQYVFGWIGLFLLVLFFSRHKVTKKQFFSLLTVGTTMSMTGIFYAISVEELPASIAVVLLFQFTWIGVIIEAIANRTFPSRDKIISILILFAGTLFAGGVFEGLGQSFSTKGITFGLLAAVSFSFYVFASGRVATDVPPYTKSFLMTTSATLIVCLFFPPTFLTDGALQAGLWKYAFFLGLFGVVVPVICFSIGVPKVGTGLGTILGAAELPTAIIASITLVHEVVTFMQWIGIVFILIGIFTPQLLTARKERKHNRVHSA, encoded by the coding sequence ATGGATAAGTTTAAATATTCATTGCTCGTTTTATTCGGTGCTTGCAGCTACGGCATACTTTCAACTATTTTCAAACTCGGATTCCTAAGTGGATTTTCAGCACATCAACTACTAGGAGGACAATATGTCTTCGGATGGATTGGACTATTTCTACTCGTTCTTTTCTTTTCACGTCATAAAGTAACAAAAAAACAATTCTTTTCATTACTAACCGTCGGAACAACAATGAGTATGACTGGGATTTTCTACGCTATTTCTGTAGAAGAACTACCCGCATCTATCGCTGTCGTCCTACTCTTTCAGTTCACTTGGATTGGTGTCATTATCGAAGCAATTGCAAATCGAACATTTCCAAGCCGCGATAAGATCATATCTATCCTTATTTTATTTGCTGGTACATTGTTTGCAGGTGGTGTATTTGAAGGCCTCGGACAAAGTTTTTCTACGAAAGGGATTACCTTTGGACTATTAGCTGCTGTCTCTTTTTCATTCTATGTTTTTGCAAGCGGACGCGTTGCTACAGATGTTCCCCCTTATACGAAAAGCTTTCTTATGACAACAAGTGCGACTCTTATCGTATGCCTATTCTTCCCGCCGACCTTTTTAACAGATGGTGCCCTGCAAGCCGGTTTATGGAAATATGCTTTCTTCCTCGGATTATTCGGCGTTGTTGTACCTGTCATTTGTTTTTCAATCGGTGTACCAAAGGTTGGAACAGGACTCGGTACAATATTAGGTGCAGCTGAATTACCAACTGCTATTATCGCTTCTATTACACTTGTACATGAAGTCGTAACATTCATGCAGTGGATTGGGATTGTTTTTATATTGATTGGGATTTTCACTCCTCAGCTGCTTACAGCTAGAAAAGAAAGGAAACATAATCGCGTGCATAGCGCTTGA
- a CDS encoding class I SAM-dependent methyltransferase, with translation MNQKQLSTINEKSWNTAAYEAWTNRHGAPEDYAKKIMEDPTREVAHYLPYIQSPKGKCIINLLGSKGNKAVALAILGSDVTVVDISASNAKYANELADAAGVSIHYIVSDVLNVNLSKSFDIVLLELGVLHYFLDLKPLFTKISQLLKPGGILILRDYHPIYTKLLGVDHPSFRASGNYFDEELIEDDVAYSILLTEAQKESLPKTTIRRWTLGEIITTLAEEHFKIEKLVEEHGSHQRWVFPSTAPEGIEERIPGLYTIIATACKKGSLHG, from the coding sequence TTGAACCAAAAACAACTAAGCACTATAAATGAAAAAAGCTGGAATACAGCTGCTTATGAAGCTTGGACGAATCGCCATGGGGCACCGGAGGATTATGCGAAAAAAATCATGGAAGATCCCACACGCGAAGTAGCACATTATTTACCTTACATACAATCTCCAAAAGGAAAATGTATTATTAATTTACTCGGCTCAAAAGGAAATAAAGCTGTTGCTCTCGCCATTTTAGGCTCTGACGTAACAGTTGTTGATATTTCAGCGAGTAATGCAAAATATGCAAATGAACTTGCAGATGCCGCAGGCGTTTCTATTCATTACATCGTTTCTGATGTACTAAATGTAAATCTCTCAAAATCATTTGATATCGTATTGCTGGAGCTTGGTGTACTTCATTACTTTCTAGATTTAAAACCACTTTTCACAAAAATCTCTCAACTACTAAAGCCTGGTGGTATACTTATCCTTCGCGATTACCATCCAATATACACAAAGCTATTAGGAGTAGATCACCCATCATTTCGAGCAAGCGGAAATTATTTCGATGAAGAATTGATTGAAGATGATGTTGCTTACAGTATTCTTCTTACAGAAGCGCAGAAAGAGTCTTTACCGAAAACAACCATCCGTCGCTGGACGTTAGGAGAAATTATTACAACGCTCGCGGAAGAACATTTTAAAATTGAAAAACTAGTTGAAGAACATGGATCTCATCAAAGATGGGTCTTCCCTTCTACTGCACCAGAAGGAATCGAAGAACGTATCCCTGGTCTATATACAATAATTGCGACAGCATGCAAAAAAGGATCCCTTCACGGATAG
- the metG gene encoding methionine--tRNA ligase has translation MSIFIGGAWPYANGSLHLGHIASLLPGDILARYYRAKGENVLYVSGSDCNGTPIAIRAKQEGVTAKEIANKYHEEFQRCFRDLGFTYDCYTRTDSEHHHETVQKVFLRLLEEGYIYKKTVEQAYCETCTQFLPDRYVEGICPHCHEAARGDQCDACSAILDPLDLLEKKCKLCGSTPSVEETEHFYFALHTFQEQIKQAVEIAKEKGTWRDNAIQLTERYVKEGLQDRAVSRDLPIGVPTPVKGYEDKKIYVWIEAVAGYYSASKHWAEETGKDDHEFWNSDAQTYYVHGKDNIPFHSIIWPAVLLGIGEEAIPRHIVSNEYLTVEKRKLSTSKNWAVWVPDILERYNPDSIRYFLTVNAPENRDTDFSWREFIYSHNSELLGAYGNFVNRTLKFIEKYYDGTVPKVTINIELKDKVEGLYKNVGEAIEQTKFKVALETIFDAVRFANKYFDEKQPWKQREDDPVSCEETIYNCVYLIANFANLLEPFLPFSSERVRNTLSIVKRNWEPQNTLPNRIDSVQPLFERIDVKQIEHEIEKLYGAVK, from the coding sequence ATGAGTATTTTTATTGGAGGCGCTTGGCCGTATGCAAATGGTTCGTTACACCTTGGCCATATTGCGAGTTTATTACCTGGAGATATTTTAGCGCGTTATTACAGGGCAAAAGGTGAGAATGTGCTGTATGTTTCAGGGAGTGACTGCAATGGAACACCTATTGCAATTAGAGCAAAACAAGAAGGTGTGACAGCGAAAGAAATTGCTAATAAGTATCATGAAGAATTTCAGCGATGTTTTCGTGATCTCGGTTTTACGTATGATTGCTATACACGTACCGATAGCGAGCATCATCATGAAACTGTTCAAAAAGTTTTTTTACGTTTATTAGAAGAGGGCTATATTTATAAAAAAACAGTGGAACAAGCGTATTGTGAAACGTGTACGCAGTTTTTACCGGATCGTTATGTAGAAGGAATATGTCCACATTGCCATGAAGCAGCAAGAGGAGATCAATGCGATGCTTGTTCTGCTATTTTAGATCCTCTTGATTTGTTAGAAAAGAAATGTAAGTTATGTGGTAGTACGCCATCTGTAGAGGAAACAGAGCATTTCTATTTTGCATTGCATACATTTCAGGAGCAAATTAAACAAGCTGTAGAAATCGCAAAAGAAAAAGGAACATGGCGTGATAATGCAATTCAATTAACGGAAAGATATGTAAAGGAAGGGTTACAAGATAGGGCTGTATCAAGAGATTTACCAATCGGGGTACCAACTCCAGTGAAAGGGTATGAAGATAAGAAAATTTACGTATGGATAGAAGCAGTGGCAGGATATTATTCAGCGAGTAAACATTGGGCTGAAGAAACAGGAAAAGATGATCATGAGTTTTGGAATAGTGATGCGCAAACATATTATGTACACGGCAAGGATAATATTCCATTTCACTCCATCATTTGGCCAGCGGTTTTACTTGGAATAGGAGAGGAAGCAATCCCGCGTCATATCGTTTCGAATGAGTATTTAACAGTAGAGAAAAGAAAGTTATCTACAAGTAAAAATTGGGCAGTATGGGTACCTGACATATTAGAACGTTACAATCCAGATTCTATCCGTTACTTTTTAACAGTAAATGCACCAGAAAATCGTGACACTGATTTTTCATGGCGTGAATTTATTTACAGTCATAATAGTGAATTGTTAGGAGCATATGGAAACTTCGTGAACCGCACATTAAAGTTTATTGAAAAATATTATGATGGCACTGTACCAAAGGTGACTATTAATATAGAGCTGAAAGATAAAGTAGAAGGATTATATAAAAATGTAGGAGAGGCGATTGAGCAAACTAAATTTAAGGTGGCGTTAGAGACAATATTTGATGCAGTACGTTTTGCAAATAAATATTTTGATGAAAAGCAGCCGTGGAAACAAAGAGAAGATGATCCAGTTTCATGTGAAGAAACGATTTATAACTGTGTTTATCTTATTGCTAATTTTGCAAATCTCCTTGAACCATTTTTACCATTTTCAAGTGAAAGAGTTCGAAATACATTGTCGATTGTTAAACGAAATTGGGAACCTCAAAATACGTTGCCGAATAGAATTGATAGCGTACAGCCATTATTTGAACGAATTGATGTAAAACAAATTGAGCATGAGATAGAGAAGTTATATGGAGCGGTAAAATGA